The Paramormyrops kingsleyae isolate MSU_618 chromosome 11, PKINGS_0.4, whole genome shotgun sequence genome includes a window with the following:
- the rpp25b gene encoding ribonuclease P protein subunit p25b: protein MELSMSPDILHAFQSPNSGVHSHTSAHASPPPLATTVPPATPVKPALAGFRKVCRTEDPSPSPFQGLDGALEMRVKEGSKIRNLMGFAVARMQEGGPGGGPRQVVFTGSGRAVTKTITCAEIMKRRLTGLHQLTKLRYRAVREVWESGDGQTTVQRDVPSISILLSKDPLDPLEPGYQPPEDHSPLWVPGCRREEEMEMEKPSQEAQKRPPSPDSLLSTKRPCPGVRSLESTS from the coding sequence ATGGAGCTCAGCATGTCTCCGGACATTCTTCATGCCTTCCAGAGTCCAAACTCCGGAGTTCACAGCCATACCAGTGCACACgcatccccaccccccctcgcCACCACCGTGCCCCCGGCCACCCCTGTCAAGCCAGCATTAGCAGGTTTCCGGAAGGTGTGCCGAACTGAGGACCCCAGTCCCAGCCCCTTCCAGGGTTTGGATGGGGCTCTGGAGATGCGCGTCAAGGAGGGCAGCAAGATCCGGAACCTGATGGGCTTTGCTGTGGCCCGCATGCAGGAGGGGGGGCCAGGCGGGGGCCCACGGCAGGTGGTGTTCACCGGTTCTGGCCGCGCCGTCACCAAGACCATCACCTGCGCCGAGATCATGAAGCGCCGGCTGACCGGCCTGCACCAGCTGACCAAGCTGCGCTACCGTGCCGTGCGGGAAGTTTGGGAGAGCGGTGACGGCCAGACCACCGTCCAGCGCGACGTCCCCTCCATCAGCATACTCCTGTCCAAGGACCCACTGGACCCCTTGGAACCGGGATACCAGCCCCCTGAGGACCACAGCCCCCTGTGGGTGCCTGGCTGTCGCAGGGAGGaggagatggagatggagaaaCCCTCTCAGGAGGCACAAAAGAGACCCCCAAGTCCCGACTCACTCCTCAGCACAAAGAGGCCATGCCCCGGTGTGAGATCGCTGGAGTCGACCTCCTGA